A genomic window from Cytobacillus suaedae includes:
- the folE gene encoding GTP cyclohydrolase I FolE: MAEINHSKIEEAVKMIIEAIGDDPGREGLLDTPKRVAKMYAEVFSGINQDPKEHFQTIFGEDHEELVLVKDIQFYSMCEHHLVPFYGAAHVAYIPRGGRVTGLSKLARAVEAVAKRPQLQERITSTIADSIVESLDPHGVMVIVEAEHMCMTMRGVKKPGAKTVTSAVRGIFQKDTAARAEVLSFIKAK, from the coding sequence ATGGCAGAGATTAATCACTCCAAAATTGAAGAAGCTGTAAAAATGATAATAGAGGCAATAGGTGATGACCCAGGTCGTGAAGGTCTATTAGATACTCCTAAACGTGTTGCAAAAATGTATGCTGAGGTTTTTTCTGGGATAAATCAAGATCCTAAAGAACATTTTCAAACCATTTTTGGTGAAGATCACGAAGAGTTGGTACTAGTTAAGGATATTCAGTTTTATTCTATGTGTGAACATCATCTAGTGCCGTTTTATGGAGCAGCACATGTTGCATATATACCTAGAGGCGGAAGGGTTACTGGGCTAAGTAAGCTTGCTAGAGCAGTTGAGGCTGTAGCCAAAAGACCACAACTTCAAGAAAGAATCACTTCAACCATTGCAGATTCCATTGTTGAATCATTAGACCCTCATGGGGTAATGGTGATTGTAGAAGCTGAACATATGTGTATGACTATGAGAGGTGTTAAAAAGCCTGGTGCGAAAACAGTCACTTCAGCCGTTCGAGGAATCTTTCAAAAGGATACAGCAGCTCGTGCTGAGGTTTTATCATTTATAAAGGCCAAATAA
- a CDS encoding HU family DNA-binding protein, with translation MNKTELINAVAEASELSKKDATKAVDAVFDSIQEALKNGDKVQLIGFGNFEVRERAARKGRNPQTGEEIEIAASKVPAFKPGKALKDAVK, from the coding sequence ATGAACAAGACTGAACTAATTAATGCAGTAGCTGAAGCTAGTGAACTTTCAAAAAAGGATGCTACTAAAGCTGTTGATGCTGTTTTTGATTCAATTCAAGAGGCACTTAAAAATGGTGATAAAGTACAATTGATCGGTTTTGGTAATTTCGAGGTTCGTGAACGTGCTGCTCGTAAAGGACGTAACCCACAAACTGGTGAAGAAATCGAAATTGCTGCAAGCAAAGTTCCAGCATTTAAACCGGGTAAAGCACTTAAAGACGCAGTAAAATAA
- the mtrB gene encoding trp RNA-binding attenuation protein MtrB, which yields MGTNNTNSEFIVIKAAEDGVNVIGLTRGTDTRFHHSEKLDKGEVLIAQFTENTAAIKIRGRALIQTSHGEIESEPKK from the coding sequence ATGGGTACTAATAATACGAATAGTGAATTTATCGTTATTAAAGCAGCTGAAGATGGAGTAAACGTTATTGGTCTGACTCGTGGAACAGATACGCGTTTTCACCACTCGGAAAAATTGGATAAAGGTGAAGTATTAATTGCTCAATTTACCGAAAATACAGCAGCAATCAAAATAAGAGGAAGAGCATTAATCCAAACCAGTCATGGAGAAATTGAATCAGAACCCAAAAAATAG